Genomic DNA from Asterias amurensis chromosome 2, ASM3211899v1:
TGACCTTTTTGGGGGCATCTTCTTCAGCAACCTTCACAGGTATCTTCAGACTTATGGGTTAAAGTGCGAGGCACTTTTGAGGTTCCTGTGGTTTCATCATCAGTAAAAACAATATGGCGATGCataacatgcctcgaaaataaCCAATGACACCCATAGCAATGGCAGTGGTGCCATTTTGCCTattgtgccctttgcaaagttccaatacaaattaacaTTGTTCTCATAGCGGTGCCGCTTACAAGGGAAATTTCTGTGACCCTTAAAGAGCGTAGTTCAAGGCCTGATTGTATAATTTGCTGATTTTGCCTTAATGGATAATTTGTTTGGTTTACATTGCCGTGGTTTCAGGTGACATACCAACTAAAGATCCTCACAACGGCCCTCTTCACTGTCGTCATGCTGCGCAGGAGTCTCGCTTCCTTCCAGTGGGTGGCTCTCCTCCTCCTGTTTGTGGGTGTGGCCATTGTGCAAATCCAGCCCACAGATCCGACCAAGAGAGCTGCCGAAGTGACCCACACAGAACAGAATCCCATGCACGGCCTGATCGCCGTCATCATAGCATGCAGCTTCTCCGGTTTCGCCGGTGTCTACTTTGAAAAAATCTTAAAAGGATCCAAGACGTCGATATGGCTCCGCAACATCCAGCTGGGAATGTTCGGGTCGGTCATCGGCTTGATAACCATGGCTCTGAAAGATGGACAGGACATTGCGGCCAAGGGAATGTTCTTTGGATTCACGCCGTTCGTTGTGGGAGTGATATGTCTCCAAGCGTTTGGCGGCCTCTTAGTAGCGGTAGTGGTCAAGTATGCCGACAACATCCTCAAAGGGTTTGCCACATCATTTAGCATTATCATATCCACTATTGCGGCCGTGTACATTTTCCACTTCAAAATCAACATCCAATTCTGTGTTGGCGCTGGCTTAGTCATACTGGCCATCTTCATATACGGACGACCGAAACCAAAAGAAAAACCGACCATCGCTGAG
This window encodes:
- the LOC139949717 gene encoding UDP-galactose translocator-like isoform X3; protein product: MGSSTHLNLKYFSLLCLVLQNAVLILTMRYTRNLPGNMYFSTVAVVVTEVVKLITCLFILLFQSRGNVVELGRVLWGNIVLQPWDTLKVSVPAFIYTIQNNLLFVAVSNLSAATFQVTYQLKILTTALFTVVMLRRSLASFQWVALLLLFVGVAIVQIQPTDPTKRAAEVTHTEQNPMHGLIAVIIACSFSGFAGVYFEKILKGSKTSIWLRNIQLGMFGSVIGLITMALKDGQDIAAKGMFFGFTPFVVGVICLQAFGGLLVAVVVKYADNILKGFATSFSIIISTIAAVYIFHFKINIQFCVGAGLVILAIFIYGRPKPKEKPTIAEQPLNGVTSK
- the LOC139949717 gene encoding UDP-galactose translocator-like isoform X1 encodes the protein MARRRAVKKSAKSEEEKGLTEGKTSPPPPTDEAPAEDDVHDAYLRCQGIDVGSSTHLNLKYFSLLCLVLQNAVLILTMRYTRNLPGNMYFSTVAVVVTEVVKLITCLFILLFQSRGNVVELGRVLWGNIVLQPWDTLKVSVPAFIYTIQNNLLFVAVSNLSAATFQVTYQLKILTTALFTVVMLRRSLASFQWVALLLLFVGVAIVQIQPTDPTKRAAEVTHTEQNPMHGLIAVIIACSFSGFAGVYFEKILKGSKTSIWLRNIQLGMFGSVIGLITMALKDGQDIAAKGMFFGFTPFVVGVICLQAFGGLLVAVVVKYADNILKGFATSFSIIISTIAAVYIFHFKINIQFCVGAGLVILAIFIYGRPKPKEKPTIAEQPLNGVTSK
- the LOC139949717 gene encoding UDP-galactose translocator-like isoform X2, with the protein product MAGAKEKVRGFAVNIKEHEVGSNQQPGSMTGSSTHLNLKYFSLLCLVLQNAVLILTMRYTRNLPGNMYFSTVAVVVTEVVKLITCLFILLFQSRGNVVELGRVLWGNIVLQPWDTLKVSVPAFIYTIQNNLLFVAVSNLSAATFQVTYQLKILTTALFTVVMLRRSLASFQWVALLLLFVGVAIVQIQPTDPTKRAAEVTHTEQNPMHGLIAVIIACSFSGFAGVYFEKILKGSKTSIWLRNIQLGMFGSVIGLITMALKDGQDIAAKGMFFGFTPFVVGVICLQAFGGLLVAVVVKYADNILKGFATSFSIIISTIAAVYIFHFKINIQFCVGAGLVILAIFIYGRPKPKEKPTIAEQPLNGVTSK